Genomic window (Ostrea edulis chromosome 9, xbOstEdul1.1, whole genome shotgun sequence):
TGTCCCCAGCCGAAATTCTGATCCAGTTTGAGAAATACCCCTCCTGGTACTGGAGACAGATGCAAAATAATACTCAAAGAAAACAAGACAATCTCACCAGAGATTTTCATCAGACCCTAGGCATAGTCAATGATCAATCCTTATCCTATGCGGTAATTCCGAAATTAGAGGATTACTTGAATGTAAATTTTTATGTTGTAAGCTCTGCTCTAAGTTTTCTTACATCAGTCAAAACAGCGAtcaggagagaaaaaaaatattttcatatcacGTGGAGACGGAATCTGAGCATTTTCACGCCATCACCAAAATCGGTGGCTTTTTTTCGGCTTCCTATTTCTGTACAATGTGTCTAAAACCATATAATCACAAACATAGACACCGATGCAAAAATCACTGTAGCGTCTGTTTATCGGATAACTGCCTAAGTCAACAGTTACGTGATTGTCGGGATTGTCACAGAACCTGTAAGTCTACGGAGTGTTACAGGAGACACAAAACTCGCACCAAACATGGTACCATACCATGTGAACTGATTTACAAATATCCGACTTGTCACAAAATCATGGAGCGGTGGGGGATGAAACCAGAGGACCACAAGTGTGGACACTTTACATGTAAAGCCTGTGATCAGTACGTTGAAGTGGATCATCTCTGTTACGCGAGAAGTCACCCCCTTCCGACAACGATCAACGCCGTTATATCTTTGCTGACATAGAAGCATCACAGAAGGATGATAAAGTACAGTGTGAATGGGGATGCGCACCACGTCTCGACGAGCACTGTGTTCGTTGTCGACAAGATGAAAAGACCTATTCTGATTGTCATTTATGTCAACATTGTTTTAAAACTCACTGCGGAAAATCAAGACATTAAAGAAACAATACCTGCATCCCCCTGTGTCGGAAGGTGCGGATTCCGAGAACGCGTGTTTAGGACTCTGTATGATCTCGGTTCCTGGATATTCCACGAAAATCACATGTTTCATAACCTGTCATACGACGTTCAATTTCTACTACAGTATCTACTATCGCAAGCTCTGCGTCCTTCTTTTGTCATTTACAGAGGTAGTAAAATTCAAATGTTTAATGTGAATGCTTTACAGATTAGAGTAATCGATTCGTTTAATTTTTTACCCATGGCCTTGTCCAAATTACCCGCTGCATTTCAACTTGAATCCTTGACCAAGGGTTACTTTCCACATTTTTGCACGCGTTGGGAAAATTTAAATTACGTGGGTCCGTATCCGTCACCCGAAACGTATGGACCCGATGGCATGTCCATCGAAGGTCGAGAGAAATTTTACGAATGGTATCAGGAAAAAATCGACAGCGGAGaagtttttgattttgataGCGAAATGATCAAGTACTGTCGAAGGGATGTTGACATTCTGCGATGAGCCTGCCTGAAATTCAAACGTCTTCTTCACGAGGCTACTGGCAGGGACGGTGGTCGCGCCGTGGATGCATTCGACTCCTGTACCATAGCTTCTCTTTGCATGAATGTTTATAAACAGAAATTTCTCGAAGAGCATTGACAATTTCTCATAATGAACAACGAACAAGAGACCTGGTTCGATGTTAGAAAACAGAACGGAAAAACAATGGTCTATTACAAAAATCAGTGGATAACTTTGGctgaatttagaaaaaaaaaccaatcccGAAATCACCAAGGAAGTATTTGTCAAGTCACTCATTGCTCGACCGCCCGCTAATGGATACCACCTTCAAGTATCATTCAGCAAAAAATCGATAGCATGGCTTGAATTGTTGATGCATCGTTCTCGTGTAAATGGGCATCATTTGAATATATGTCACGCGCTAAACGGAAGGGGAGAGTACCGAGTTCCAGAAACGCGATATCGAATCGATGGCTACGTGCCGCCGACTTCCGAACATTCCACTGAAATTGCTTTTGAATTCCACGGAGGTCTTTTTAACGGTTGTCCCGTTTGTTACAAAAACGGGGACGACATTCTCCTACCCAACTCACAGTACACCGCTTCAGAGTTGCTTACAAGAACACgacaaaaagaaagaaaattgaaaGAACTGGGAATGAAACTCATCGTCATCTGGGAACACGAGTATGATAAAATGATACGCGAGGAAACCGATGCCAAAGCCTTTGTCGATAGCCTGGAACTAGTCGAACGTCTCGACCCCCGCGGCAGTCTAATGGGCGGACGTACAACCGGTTTTGTACTATACAAGAGTGCGACACAGGGAACAAAAATTAAATACGTTGACTTTACCTCGTTATATCCTTACGTAAACAAAACAGCCCGATATCTGATCGGACATCCCGAAATCATTACGCGTGATTTTGACAATATGTCAACTTATTTCGGGATAGACAAGGTGAAAGTGTTACCACCCAGGGACCTTTTTCACCCGGTGTTGGGTTATCGAATACAAGGTAAAATAACGTTTCCTTTTTGTCGAAAGTGTGCAGAGTTCCAAAAGCATGACCTTTGTCAATGTTCGGACGCGGCCAGAGCGCTGACGGGAACGTACTGTACACCAGAACTTCTGAAAGCCAACGAAAAAGGCTACAAAATTCTCAAGATTTACGAAATTTATCAATGCAGAGAAACGACACAGTACGATTCTTCCGTCAAGACTGGGGGATTATTTACTCCATACATTAACAtgcttttgaaaataaaacaagaggccagCGGACGACCCACATGGGTCAAGACGGACAAAGACCTGTGTCGATATATCGCAATTTACGAACAAAAGGAAGGTATTCGTCTGAACCCCGACAATATCGAATATAACCCGCGCCTTCGTAGTTTGGCAAAGCTTCTCTTGAATAGTTTCTGGGGGAAATTTAGCCAGAGAATGAATCTTTGTAAGACACAGATTCTACACGACAGCCAAGCTCATGTTTTGTTAGAGCAGATGGCTAATCCGACTATACAAATCCAAGATTTTAATATTGTGGATGATAATCATCTCATGCTCTCTACCAAACACATTTCGGAGAACATGTGTGACCCTGGTCACACCAACGTGTTTTTTGCATCATTTAACACCTGCTGGGCGCGTCTTAAGTTATACGAGTTACTAGATTTGCTGCAAATTCGCGTTTTATACTGGGACACAGACTCTGTTATCTGTACGCAGAAAGAGGGGGAATTACAAATCTGCCATCGGGGACTTTCTCTGGGAACTCACGAACGAGTTAAGCGAGGACGACTGGACAACAGAGTTTATCTGTTACGGTCCCAAAACTATGCTTATAAAACGTTCAAGGGAAAAGAAGTATGCAAAGTCAAGGGGTTTTCATTGAATTACATCAACTCGTCGATCATAAATTTGGCCAGTATGAAAGACGCCATGTTCAATCGCAAGGATTCTATGACGGGTAACTACCACACTGTGAATCCAAACAAGATCTGTCGAGAAAAAATTCACAGTGAACTATATTGCCAAGAAGAAGTAAAAAGATACGCAGCTGTGTACACAAAACGAGTTGTACAACCAAATTTGACAACGCTTCCCTGTGGTTTTTGAatgatagtaaaaaaaaaaaataaataaataaaaacctCATGGCTTACTGTATATcacatttatttttcttcatagAATCAATGAACAATTATAGGATATAAGCATtacaataaaattaaatacattgaCAAAGTCAGTTTTTGTTATTCTTATTAAAAAGATCTTATGAATTTTCATAGTTTCTCCTTTTGAATGGTTAAAATGTCAGCCACATTGTTTTTCTCTTTTTGGGTGTACGTACGCCAGGCGGTGAGGTCGCTTTTCTCTTCCCGTTTCCTACGTAAATCAGACCAGATCCAGATTGAATGGGTTCGGATTTATCATCCTTTTGATTGAAAATCGTGGCCAATGTCTCTTCGGTATTTACACCTTGATCACAAGAaggttttctttctttttcactctgtttcttcttcatCCGATCGTAGGTCGGTTTTTTGACGAGTAGATATTCCTCCGCCATCGTCTTTAAAGTAGGGTTTGAGAATCAAAGGAATCACTTCTTCGTTTTTCTGTAGTAATCGTTTAATGCGGAGTTGCGCACTCCGCGATCACAGAGAGACTGAATGagatttttgtatttcttgAGTTTTGTTCGATAATAATCGGAAACGCTCAAATGTCCCTTGTACATatttagagttatctctctgAAGGCATTTAACTGATCTTCGAAAGTCATTTtgattgggtttttttcctttGGGGCTTATCggtggaaaataaaaactgaagAGATCCCCTCTGACGTCCTATTCTTTGCGACATGATGTCGTGAATGATCGAGTTCCCGTATAAtcttctttatttattttggttGATAAACTACCGTTTCCCCTTCATCTGGTAAGACATTGGTTCGTAAACGTCTCTCTTCTGGAAAGTGATTAATCAGATCTACTAGAATGTATCCGTAAGGACGACTAACGGCCTTGAATACAAATTACACACGATTAATATTGATTACTCTCTCAAAGCACACACACATAAAGatacattgtttttaaagatgaaaactttattttattttctatatcTACAAGCTACATATACACATACTAAACACGCATATCTAGTTTTCTATCTACtgcaaatattgattttaaaaaagatctctAATAAGTTATGCTGATACTCCTATTAATCCTCTTCTTCTTCACCGGGGCGCCCGGCGCGAGCGGGGGGACTTTTATCTCCGGAATCCAGGTCCCCGGGGTCCATGTCTCCAGATACTCAGGTCTCCGGGAACTGGGttcaaatttcattatttctttgatcatCAAAACTCGTAATGGTGTTAGAGACTTAtctttctgattattttttcaaaacaaaattgcgCACGAAGTCGTCTGACTCAACATCGTTTAGCATTCTAAGACTGAAAATCCTTGGGTACGGCGATAGAGGTAAAATAAAACGGAAAAACCACAGGTGGAAGCCGAGTCTGGTTGCACTTGAACATTATTATACAAACAAGCAAAACTATTTCTATCAATAAATTCTCTCAATCGAATGTCATAGTCTTTCGGTAACTTGCCAAAGCTGTCATAAAATTCACATTCGGTTCCGTTTTTGAACCAAAATGCAATCCAGTGACTACCTCTTTCTTCCAAGGGATCTGTGTTGCATACAAGGGCAGAAGGAAACTCAGTCACACGAACAGGTAAAGAGTTGCAGGCATAGATTCCTCGAAAAAAAGGTTTAAGGCTCCCAAGTAAATTGACGATACGAAGCATCTCGTTGCCATCCATTTCTTCTATTTTTTACTCTTACAATTGTCTCACTTCTCTGGTACTGTCGATGAGAAGAAGTCCGGAACTTTCACAGTAGGCTATGGCACTGATGGTTGCTGTTGTGGGTTGAGAAAAACGAGCGTATACTCCGACGTTTCCTTGAATTCGATTTATATACCCGTCTCCGAGGTCAGTAAATGGCGTATCCGACTGCAAATGTCTCTCGATCGATGACTAGACTCTCGTCTTTAAACCACTTCTCAGAGGATTGGTACAGGTTACAGAGAGAAGTAACGTAATTTTTGTTATCCCCAAAGTCTAACTTCCTGGGACGAACGGGTATCGGTTCTCCGTtgacgtacatgtataagacaATCTCAGATAAATTAAAGTGTTCAAAGTTAAAGGGATTGAGGAGGTAGGAACCGTTTACGGCCGACTGTTGGACGAAAGTGATAAACACTTTGCGTTCCAGACGTCGTCCCAGTAAAACTCACTGGTTTTATCTGGAGATGGTGGTCATCTTGACATCGGTTTTGAGGTAATTATACCTCGCCGGTGACTTGAGGATGGCATTGGAATGATTCACTTGAATAGCACTGTCGACTTTGACTTTGCAAGCCTTAAATATGGCCTCTAATATGGTGACCTTGTAGCTCGGTGAGAATTCCTTATTCATCACGACGAATTCGTTCTTGGATCGAAACAGCCTGAGCTGAATGTCCACTCCATTGATGAGATACTTGTCGAGGTAAAAACTATCTACGTACAGTGGGCCTTCGAGATCAAAAGACCTCGATAGTTGCGTGAATACGTATCTTTTTCTCAGAGACATATTCGTTCCTGCTGCCGCGTCCGGATCCCCTATACCTTCTCCATCGGGCCAGTATAACTGAATCTGCATTTGTGAATTCGAAGCACCTATTCCGGTAGACAAAAGTACTTTCAGATAAGATTTCCAAGGATAATTGTTGGCGTTTTGAGAAACGCATTTTCCGTTCATGTAGACATCGATCTGAGAAAACAGAATTTGAAGAGGTAAATTGACGACGCCCGTCTTTTCCGCATCGGCCAGAGCCGTGCCGTCAGATTTGGTGATTTTGGCTTTGATATAGAGTCGACTTATTCTAAAATCCAAATATTCTCCGTCATTTCCAGGAATGGAAAATTCTAGAGGTGTTGTATCCAAGTCTGGTTTCctggaaataaattttatgaaCCGCTACTTGATTGGGTGGATCAGAAAAGAGGGTCAATTCGGACGGCTCAGCCATCGTCGTGTTCAGTTCACTTAAGTAAAACATGATTTCCTAAAAGATGGGAGTTCCTTTGAGATTATATTTCTCCTTGCTAGAGGCCTtgcttttctttgtttttaaggtcttcTTTTTCTTTACTTTCTTTTTAACGAGTTGATCCTCTGTCGTCCTtgcttctttttcttctttaagCGTCCTTTCCCTTTGGAGTTTGATGAACGTCTGGTAGCCGTTTGTTATTTCCTTCTCTTTATGCTCGTTTTCAGGGGCATGTGGGGTTCGTCGTTACGGATGGTTTCTTTCAATTCGGATAGAGCTCTCCCTTGTTCGGCCGCTGCCGGTGTGACACCAGTAACAATGACCGGTTTCGGTATCGAGGGAGGTCGAACCGGAATCATGAATGCCCTTCTTCTGTTGAGTATTTCACCACCCTTCTGTGTTTTACGTCGAATCATTGGGATAAAGCTTTTACCGTCATCGGTGTGATGAAAGTTTTGCCATAGAGCGGGATTAGAAATGTAAGTCGGTCCAGACATGATTTCACATCTATCGAAACACGAGTGTTACAGTTGATTCTCCAGTTAACAATGACACGTCTCCGTCCTTTCTGTCCCTTATATAGATGTGCAGGTCGATAAGACCATTGATGCGTAAAGGTATACGATAAGGACGAAGAAAAATATGATTTCAGCATTTGTTAAATACATATGCCGGAGAAGAGGACCTTGTTGTTCCTCTATAATGGTATCGTCATAAATCAAGCAATAGACAATTTTCCGATATTGTCATTGCAAAATTCCGTCATTTCTACTGCCCATTGACCCTTTAAGGGTAGGGATCTGGGGAGGCGTACTCTAAAATTCCATGGCTTATTATCGGAATGAGTGGACACACTGTCCAAAGACTTGAGAACCATCCGCAGTGACATCGTTCTctaaaatgaaacaattttcaattttcaaatgtctTTTACGTCCATCTCTGGAATCCAACTGTCAAATTTCGTGGGTCAGCCTAACCATCAAACCAACACTTCCGGTTTTCCGCGGACTTTCCGTTTTCTGATTATCTTCTCAATTGTCCATTGAGTATGTTCGTCTTTAGATACTTTTTGAAGTTCGCTGGCATAAAAACTACCTTGAATGGGTTCGTTCATCATATCCTTTATCTTGTGAAACGAAACGATTACTGACGATGAATATTTCTTCGGTGAAAGTCTGATCATAGTCACATTGAAACAGGCGTCTCAAGTGAGAAATGCGCACTTGATCGCCTACCTTAAAGGTATACACTGAGCGTTTTCGATTTTTGATGTTCAATCTTTTTTTCTGGGCTTTGTTTCTAACCAAGTAAGAGTCTAGTCCCACTTCGGACTCGTTCTCTGTGTTGGCCGAGGCGAGGGTTCTTCCGTTTAGGGAACGATTGGGTGTTTCGTTGATAGACATCACCACGTCttgtaaaatgttatatacTTGTGTTTTGGGGTATGAgtaaaatatagatacattCTCTTCTTTAATGTTTGAATGTATCTTTCGGCAAAATTGGCCTTGGTTTCGTTCAAGGcataaacaattttgatgcCTTTTTCTTTCAAGTACCGTTTCAAGtatctgttttaaaattttgaacctTTATCAGTCCGAATAGCCTTGGGATGCCGAGGACCATTCAGAACGTCTTTAAATGCATCGATGATTGTCTGAGctttcttatgtaaaacttatacggtaccaattttgatgcaccagatgtgcatttcgacaaataatgtctcttcagtgatgttcaaccgaaatgtttgaaatccgaaataagtatgaagttttagagttaaatatagccaaaaacagcgtgccaaaaaagtggagacaaattcgtccaaggataagagctatgcatgagggagataatccttaattttgaaatgaatttctaaattttataacagcaattaaatatacatccgtattttcaagctagtaacgaagtacttagctactgggctgtaaagactctcggggactaacagtccaccagcagaggcctcgacccaggggtcataatgtaaaacttatacggtaccaattttgatgcaccagatgcgcatttcgacaaataatgtctcttcagtgatgctcaaccgaaatctttcaATGATCTCACCCataaaaattgggaaaatacgTCAACGATTATCAAGATACTTAATTCCGTTATTGTACTCGACAGGTTTTGCACGTCTGCCAAGTCCACTTCCCACCGATAGTCTATCCCCTGTACTATCACTCGCCTTCTTTTAAATCCTCGCCGTCTCGCCTTTTTCTGTAGTGAAAAGCCATCCTGATTTTGTGAAAATTTCTTGATTCGATGTAATCCGATGTCATATTTCCGCTCTTTTTTGACTACTTGATATAGTTTGGATAAACGATCCTGGGTGACGTGGATCATaccatatttttttcaaatactgcTCCACACCTTCTTTACTTCCAAGGATtaacattaaaatgaaatattatttgCTAGGTAAAACGTATTTATACCCAAAGACTGTATGAGGTTATAATGGGGAATTATTCAGATAATAAATAGATCATGCATACAACcatttaaattatttcaaaggagaaaaaagaaagaaaaactcttattgtatttatttactaattatttacattataaaaaATGCATTCTATCCAttacataaaaaattaacaaacacACATATTACAACAGAAATTTTTTATGTCTGATTTTTTCTCTATTTATCATCACTTTTTTCTACTATCTTCGAAGCGCCTTTCAGCCTATTATCATCTTGACATAGGTACAATTCTTTGAGATGCACAGATGTTCATCGTAGGCTTCATCTAAATAATCCCAATTTTTCAGAGTTATTCCACAGGAAAAACAGGTTACTCTGTCACCAATTTGTGTATAAAAGAATCCCGCTCGTGCGAAATCCTCTTTTGATGGTCCTCTTAAAAATTTTGGCCAGTCATGAAAAGTTGCGAGACGTTTCTTAAAATTTACGTATTCGGGATGTTGCCAAGTCCAAGGCCTCAATAAAGCTGAGggagaaatttctttctttaactttaatttttcttttcctttacaTGAGTCCGACAGATTCCATGAGAAA
Coding sequences:
- the LOC130050568 gene encoding uncharacterized protein LOC130050568, with amino-acid sequence MKLIVIWEHEYDKMIREETDAKAFVDSLELVERLDPRGSLMGGRTTGFVLYKSATQGTKIKYVDFTSLYPYVNKTARYLIGHPEIITRDFDNMSTYFGIDKVKVLPPRDLFHPVLGYRIQGKITFPFCRKCAEFQKHDLCQCSDAARALTGTYCTPELLKANEKGYKILKIYEIYQCRETTQYDSSVKTGGLFTPYINMLLKIKQEASGRPTWVKTDKDLCRYIAIYEQKEGIRLNPDNIEYNPRLRSLAKLLLNSFWGKFSQRMNLCKTQILHDSQAHVLLEQMANPTIQIQDFNIVDDNHLMLSTKHISENMCDPGHTNVFFASFNTCWARLKLYELLDLLQIRVLYWDTDSVICTQKEGELQICHRGLSLGTHERVKRGRLDNRVYLLRSQNYAYKTFKGKEVCKVKGFSLNYINSSIINLASMKDAMFNRKDSMTGNYHTVNPNKICREKIHSELYCQEEVKRYAAVYTKRVVQPNLTTLPCGF